In Chitinophaga sp. HK235, a single window of DNA contains:
- a CDS encoding SusC/RagA family TonB-linked outer membrane protein encodes MFEILYKKKRPKSKLLLALLAAACLQSQAAPFNNEQNKEKLEVILGRMEKKYNVVFVYDAAVINKNMNVEIDPDKLSMQQAIALLESKGIACKVIGDKVVLTRPAEKPAPQQEVIAVKGRVGTRSENGETNFVAGISIVEKGTSNGIATDSKGEFTIKVKPGAVLVISMIGFKSQEIKAAADKHLLITLEENVTNLSQVVVTGYQTIDRKLFTGSANTLKASDVKRDGITDVSRMLEGRVAGVSIQNVSGTFGAAPKIRVRGATSITGDNKPLWVVDGIVLEDVVNVSNEQLSTGDPTTLLGSSVAGLNPDDIESFQILKDAAATAMYGARAMNGVVVITTKKGRIGKPLISYTGNFSTYIKPSYKDYNIMNSADQMSVYKSMESRGFLQYGDMATRSDGGVFTKLAENINNRTVYNDEKSRNEFLKRYALANTDWFDVLFRNSLLQEHSLSISSGTEKTQLYFSTSFLNDNGWSIGDKVKRFTGNARANFNISPKFTVGLITQGSIRDQRAPGTIGRVSNPVEGKYDRDFDINPFSYALNTSRTLTAYDEKGNQEFFRRNFAPFNIINELNNNTLDLTMVDIKLQGEASYKITPTLKYSFLGALRYAKTNREHKVRENSNMAMAYRAADNADVVSKNKFLYRNPDDPEAYPVVVLPYGGFYNTNDDYLVSYNVRNALEWNKTYNNTHIFVAYASQELRYANRQNKFSNGYGYQFDKGGVPYVDPRIVKQAVESSFDFYGMQNYYDRFLAYMANGAYSYKGKYNINGTIRYDGSNLLGKSRTARWLPTWNISGSWNIDTEDFMKQLDKINRLTLRATYGLTASLQGKATNSSLITRSAKTYRPYLPEIESVINIADLENSQLTWEKQYETNIGIDVGLFKDRLNITIDGYKRDGFDLISPIRTSGIGGQFIKNANYADMKSHGVELTVGGNIIQQKNWGWRSQLTAAYNENKITNLKTNPNIWDLIGADGGPMIDRPYRGLYSIDLQELSSLDGTPVFVNENGEKVNEVNLQSDAIKYLKYQGPIDPRLTGGFYNSVRYKDFIFSALFTFSAGNVIRLNPSFQQRYTDLTAMPKEFLDRWMMTGDERYTDVPALSDVRVINQLNGVTPYYTYNYSTSRVADGGFIRLKQVSLSYNLPLKYTSVIGLNNASLSLVANNPWLIYADPKLKGQDPEFFQSGGVALPVPKQYTLSVKVGF; translated from the coding sequence ATGTTTGAAATCCTTTACAAAAAAAAGCGACCAAAATCGAAGTTACTCCTGGCCCTCTTAGCGGCTGCCTGCCTGCAAAGTCAGGCCGCTCCCTTTAACAACGAGCAGAACAAAGAGAAGCTGGAAGTCATCCTCGGCAGGATGGAAAAAAAGTACAATGTCGTATTCGTGTATGATGCCGCCGTCATCAACAAAAATATGAACGTTGAAATAGACCCCGATAAACTGTCCATGCAACAAGCCATTGCCCTCCTCGAAAGCAAAGGCATCGCCTGTAAAGTGATCGGTGATAAAGTCGTGCTCACCCGCCCGGCCGAAAAACCCGCGCCCCAGCAGGAAGTCATCGCCGTCAAAGGACGCGTAGGCACCCGCAGCGAAAACGGTGAAACCAACTTCGTTGCAGGTATCAGCATCGTTGAAAAAGGCACCAGCAACGGTATCGCCACCGACAGCAAAGGAGAATTCACCATCAAGGTAAAACCCGGCGCCGTTCTCGTCATCAGTATGATAGGCTTTAAATCACAGGAAATAAAAGCCGCTGCCGACAAACATCTCCTCATCACACTGGAAGAAAATGTGACCAACCTGAGCCAGGTAGTTGTAACCGGTTATCAGACCATCGACCGCAAACTCTTCACCGGTTCGGCTAACACCCTGAAAGCCAGTGATGTTAAACGTGATGGTATCACCGACGTAAGCCGCATGCTGGAAGGCCGCGTAGCCGGTGTGTCTATACAAAACGTATCCGGTACCTTCGGCGCAGCCCCTAAAATCCGCGTCCGTGGCGCCACCTCCATCACTGGTGATAACAAACCATTATGGGTAGTGGATGGTATCGTACTGGAAGATGTGGTCAATGTGTCTAACGAACAGCTCTCTACCGGTGACCCCACCACCCTCCTGGGCTCTTCTGTGGCCGGCCTCAACCCCGACGATATCGAAAGTTTTCAGATCCTCAAGGATGCCGCCGCCACCGCCATGTACGGTGCCCGCGCCATGAACGGCGTAGTAGTGATCACCACCAAAAAAGGACGGATAGGTAAACCACTCATCTCCTACACCGGCAACTTCTCTACTTATATCAAACCATCGTACAAGGATTACAATATCATGAACTCTGCCGATCAGATGTCTGTGTACAAATCCATGGAAAGCAGAGGATTCCTGCAATACGGAGATATGGCCACCAGATCTGATGGTGGCGTGTTTACCAAACTCGCAGAAAACATCAACAACAGAACTGTTTATAACGATGAAAAAAGCAGGAACGAATTCCTGAAAAGATATGCACTGGCCAATACCGACTGGTTCGATGTACTGTTCCGCAACTCCCTGTTACAGGAACACTCCCTCAGCATCTCCTCCGGTACTGAAAAAACACAACTGTATTTCTCTACCAGTTTCCTCAACGACAACGGCTGGAGTATCGGTGATAAGGTAAAACGCTTTACCGGCAATGCCCGCGCCAACTTCAACATCTCCCCCAAATTCACCGTAGGCCTCATCACCCAGGGATCTATCAGAGACCAGCGCGCGCCTGGTACCATCGGCAGGGTCAGCAATCCCGTAGAAGGTAAATATGACCGCGATTTTGATATTAATCCATTCAGCTACGCCCTCAATACCAGCCGCACCCTCACAGCCTATGATGAAAAGGGCAACCAGGAATTTTTCCGGCGCAATTTCGCACCGTTCAACATCATCAATGAGCTCAATAACAACACGCTCGACCTCACCATGGTGGATATCAAACTCCAGGGTGAAGCTTCCTATAAAATCACCCCTACCCTGAAATACTCTTTCCTCGGTGCTTTGCGCTATGCCAAAACCAACAGGGAACATAAAGTAAGGGAAAACTCCAACATGGCCATGGCTTACCGCGCCGCCGACAATGCGGACGTAGTCAGCAAAAATAAATTCCTCTATCGCAACCCGGATGATCCGGAAGCCTATCCGGTAGTCGTATTGCCATACGGTGGTTTTTATAATACCAACGATGACTACCTCGTTAGCTACAACGTTCGCAATGCCCTGGAATGGAATAAAACCTACAACAACACGCACATCTTCGTAGCCTATGCCTCACAGGAATTAAGGTATGCCAACCGTCAGAACAAATTCTCCAATGGTTATGGTTACCAGTTCGATAAAGGTGGTGTGCCCTATGTAGATCCACGTATTGTGAAACAGGCCGTGGAAAGCAGTTTCGACTTCTATGGCATGCAAAACTACTATGATCGTTTCCTCGCCTACATGGCCAATGGTGCCTATTCCTATAAAGGCAAGTACAACATCAACGGTACCATCCGCTACGATGGCTCCAACCTGCTCGGTAAATCCCGTACCGCCCGCTGGCTGCCCACCTGGAATATCAGCGGCTCCTGGAACATCGATACAGAAGACTTCATGAAACAACTGGATAAAATCAACCGCCTCACCCTGCGTGCTACCTACGGCCTCACCGCCAGCCTGCAAGGCAAAGCCACCAACTCCAGTCTTATCACCCGCAGCGCCAAAACATACCGCCCTTATCTGCCGGAAATCGAGTCTGTGATCAATATCGCCGACCTCGAAAACTCACAGCTCACCTGGGAAAAACAATATGAAACCAACATAGGCATCGATGTGGGCTTGTTTAAAGACCGACTCAACATCACCATCGATGGTTACAAACGCGATGGCTTCGATCTTATCAGCCCTATCCGTACCTCCGGTATCGGCGGACAGTTCATCAAAAATGCCAACTATGCTGATATGAAATCCCATGGGGTGGAACTCACTGTTGGCGGCAACATCATCCAGCAGAAAAACTGGGGATGGAGAAGCCAGCTCACCGCTGCCTACAACGAAAACAAAATCACCAACCTCAAAACCAATCCCAATATCTGGGACCTCATCGGCGCTGATGGCGGCCCTATGATCGACCGTCCTTACAGAGGCCTCTATTCCATTGACCTGCAGGAACTGTCTTCCCTGGATGGTACCCCTGTTTTTGTCAACGAAAACGGAGAAAAAGTAAACGAGGTAAACCTCCAGAGTGATGCCATCAAATACCTGAAATATCAGGGCCCGATAGATCCCAGACTTACCGGTGGTTTCTACAACTCCGTACGATACAAAGACTTCATCTTCTCTGCTCTATTTACTTTCAGCGCAGGCAATGTGATCCGCCTCAATCCATCCTTCCAGCAGCGATATACTGACCTGACGGCTATGCCGAAAGAGTTCCTGGACCGCTGGATGATGACCGGCGATGAACGTTATACGGATGTTCCGGCTTTGTCTGACGTGCGTGTCATCAATCAGTTAAATGGTGTTACGCCCTATTATACCTATAACTATTCAACATCCCGTGTTGCTGATGGAGGCTTTATCCGCTTGAAACAGGTATCGCTCAGTTATAACCTGCCGCTGAAATACACTTCCGTGATAGGTCTTAACAACGCCTCTCTGAGCCTGGTGGCCAACAACCCATGGCTGATCTATGCAGACCCTAAACTGAAAGGCCAGGATCCTGAGTTCTTCCAGTCAGGAGGCGTAGCGTTACCTGTTCCCAAGCAATACACCCTGTCAGTAAAAGTTGGTTTTTAA